A segment of the Paracoccus suum genome:
GACAATGACTGGAGAGGCGGGTCCGCCCGCCTCTCTCCCTCTGCGGGAGGCTATCACATGAAGAAATCCACATACATGGACCGGGCGATGCGGGCCAAAGACCCGCGCTTCGCGGCCATTCTCGGCAAGCTGGGCTATGAGCGCACCGACCTGCGGGCTGACGACGCCGCGGAAGCTGAGGCGAAGGAACTGGCTCAGCTGCGTGATCGGTACCAGGAAATTGTTGGCAAGCGTGCTTATCACGGCTGGAACGCCGACACCCTGCGCGAAAAGATTGCCGAGGCGGCGGAATAATCATGGCTCTTTGGGGATTGTTCGGGCGGCAAGAAAAGGCCGTCTCCGCATCACCAGTCCCCACGGGCCGTGGCAGCGGCTGGTTCACCGTTCTCGAGGCGAACTCGGGCAATTGGCAGCGCAATGTCGAAGTCGACTATGACGGCGTCCGTGCGTTCCATGCGGTCTACGCCTGCATGACGCTGATTGCGTCGGACATTGCCAAGCTTCGGGTGAAGCTGGTGCAACAGGATAACAGTGGCGTCTGGTCCGAGATCGACAGTCCCGCCTATTCGCCGGTTCTGCGCAGGCCAAACCACTTCCAGAACCGCATTCAGTTCTGGGAGCATTACATGCTCTCGAAGCTATCCACCGGGAACGTCTATGTGCTCAAGCGGCGCGACAATCGCGCGGTGGTCACGGCGCTTCACGTGCTCGACCCGCGCCGGGTTACGCCGCTCGTCACAGACACTGGGGACGTCTACTACCAACTCGCAGCCGACAATTTGGCGGGGCAAGAAGGCGACGTTGTCGTGCCGGCATCCGAGATCATCCACGACCGGATGAACACGATCTATCATCCGCTGGTCGGCACCTCGCCGATTCACGCGGCTGGTCTGGCCGCGATGCAGGGCATTCGGATCCAGACCAACTCGACCAACTTCTTCGCGAACGGGGCCCGGCCGAGCGGCATCCTGACTGCCCCCGGCGCCATCAGCGATGAGACGGCCCAAAGGCTCAAGGAGCACTGGGAGAGCCGCTACACCGGCGACAACGCCGGTAAAGTCGCGGTGCTCGGGGATGGGCTGAAATACGAGCCGATGACCATGACGGCGAGCGACGCTCAGATGATCGAGCAGTTGAAGTGGACGGCGTCGGTCATCTGCAGCGTGTTCCACGTTCCGCTCTACAAGGTGGCCATGGGCGAGGGACAACCGAACTATAACAACGTCCAGAACCTGAACGTCGAATATTATAGCCAGTGCCTGCAGCAGCACATCGAGGCGGCTGAACTGTGCCTGGACGAGGGATTGGGCCTGGACGCCTATGTTGGCGACCGGATCGGCACCGAATTCGATCTGGACGGGCTGCTTCGAATGGACAGCAAGACCCAGATGGAGACCTTGGCCGAGGCCAAGAACCTGATGACGCTGAACGAGCGCCGTCGCCGGATCGATCTACCGAAGATGGCAGGTGGAGACACGGTCTACCTGCAGGAGCAGGATCACAGTCTCGATGCGATCGCAGCACGGGACCGCGCGCTAATCGAGGGCCCGCCGCCCGCACTTCCGACGCTTCCGCCCCCCGACGAAGGGGACAAGGGCGTGCCTCTGGCGCTCGCTATCCGTGCTCTCACTCACAAAAGGACGGCGCCCGATGCTCGACAGTGAATCCGTCGCTGCCGCGATGCTGGATGCCACCGAGGCCCTGATCGCGAAGCATCTGTCGCCCGTCCTCAAGGAAAACGAGGGGCTGCGGCAAGCGAATGCCGCGTTGGTCGGACGGATCGCAGCGCTGGAGGCTGCGGCAGGCGACGATGGCTTGTCCGAGGTCCGTGGAAAGATCAATGAAATGGACGCCGCGCTCAAGCGTCTGGGCGATGCTGAGCCAGCGGTCACGTTGACCGAGATCAAGGGGTGGATCGCAGAAAGCACCGCTGCTGCCGTTGCAGCGCTGCCACCGCCAGAACCGGGCTTAGATGGGCTGAACGGCCAAGACGGCACCAGTGTCGACTTGGGAGATGTCATGCCACTGCTTACAATGCAGGTGCAGTCATTCTTGGAGGCCCTACCTCTCCCGGAGGACGGAAAAGATGGCGAGCCCGGTCGAGACGCTGATCCCGCCGAGGTTGAGCGGCTCGTAGCCGAGGCGGTCAGCAAGGCGGTGGGAGCGATCACGGTGAAGGATGGCTCGCCCGGTAAGGACGGCGTAGGCCTGGCGGGCGCGCTGATCGATCGTGAGGGCTGTTTGGTCGTTACGCTGACCAACGGAGAGACAAGAAGCCTAGGTCGCGTTGTCGGCGAGCCGGGGCGCGACGGCCAAGACGGTCTCGGCTTTGATGACTTGACCCTCGACTACGACGGTGAGCGGACCATTACCTTCCTGTTCCAGAAGGGCGAACGGATCGAGGAGCGTCACTTCGTGGTGCCGGTGGTGCTGGATCGCGGCGTTTACGCGCCGGGCGCGGGTTATCAGAAGGGCGACAGCGTCACCTTCGGCGGCAGCGTATGGATCGCGCAACGAGAGACAAAAGCGCGGCCGGACGGTTCCAGCGATTGGCGCCTCAGCGTGAAGAAGGGCCGTGACGGCAAGGACGGCGTCGCAAAGGCGCCGGCCGATCGCAGCCCGCTAAGGGTCGGAGGCGGGAATGCTGATTGACCTCGAGACGGCCAAAGAAACCCTGCGCATTACACACGACGATGAGGACCTGAAGGTTCAGCGCGAAGCCGAGATGGCTGAGCAGATCGTTGTCGACTACATCAAGCGGCCGGACCATGGATGGACGGCGCACACCGTCCCTTTACACGTCCAGGCCGCCATGGTGCACGTCCTGCACCGGATCCACGATGACCCGATGGGCGAACTCGAAGGTGGCTGGCTGTCGCCGGCGGCGAAGGATTTGCTCCACCGTGAGCGGGATCCGGCTCTGGCATGAAGCGCACTGTTCCCAACCTCGATTACCAGGCCACCTTTTCCGCCCGCGAGACGGTCGAGACGGACATGGGCGGCACCGAGGACGCATGGGTGCCGCAGTTCACCGAATGGGCGGCCGTGAAGCATCTGCGGGGCGGGGAGAGCGTCATGCAGGCGCGGCTGGCGTCGCGGAACCCCGTGATCATCACGATCCGCAACAGCGCGCGCGCGCGGCGGATCACGAGCGAGTGGCAGGCTGAGTTGCGGGACCGGACCGGCATTCGCAAGGTCTATGCGATCAAGGAAGACCCGCGCCCGACCGAAGCGAACGGGTATCTCGAAATGCTGGCTGAGGGCTGATCATGGCCACGTGGACTTCTTTCACTAGCCGGGCGATGGGCTACGAGGGCGACCCTGTGATCGTCAACGTAGACCTAATCGAGACAGTGGCGCCGCACGAGCTTGGGGCCTGCATCTATATGTCGAGCGGGAAGCTGGTCGCGGTCAATGAATCGGCCGCGGACGCTTTTATTAAGATCGCGCAGGCGAGTGGCATCCCGCCCGTCGAGGGTGCGCGGGCCTGACATGGGCATCAGCAGCGCCCTGCAGCGGCTGATCGTCGCCCGGCTCAAGGCCGAGGTGCCCTTGGTCAGTGGCCGCGTATTCGACGGCCCCAACGAGACTGCGACGATGCCCTACGTCAGCATCGGCCCGAGCTACTGGAACGATGACAGCGCCGAATGCATCCGCGGCCGCGTCGAGACGGTCCAGGTCGACATCTGGGCGAGCAACAAGCCCGACAAGCGGGCCGCCAAGGACGCTACCGACGAGGTGGTCGCTGCACTGGACGGCTGGGAGGACACCGCGGCGCTGACCATGCACCCGCTGCGGGTCTCGCTGGTGCGGGTCATGGACGATCCGGCGCCGGGTGTGATCCACGGCGTGGTGCAGGTCGAGGCGATGGTCGAGGGTTAGGCCTTTACCTTCATTCGTCCGGTAGCGGCTAAACTGCATGCTTCGATGGCCATTTGGCCGTCAAGATCGTACTTGGCTCCAGACCCCACAAACCGAGAGGCTAGGGCGCCATCGCGAATTCGGAGATAGAAGGGCTTGTATCCGATATAGGCGCCAAACGAGTTTTTGCCATTTATCTCGCCGCAGATCGCTCGGCCTTGGCCGTTGCTGAGATCAAACGCGGCGACATTGCGCAACTGCGCCGACCCGGGGTCCTTCAAAGAGTCTACGATAGCTGACTGAATGTAACCGCGATCCTTCGACGTCACGGCCGCCGGGCGCGCGTTAACCTCAGTGTCGTTTACATCGACGCAGGCACTTACGCCGAGGGCGACGAGGACGACCAAACTAAAGCGCATCAGTGATTCCTTTGTTCACGGGTTCGTTATGTCACAGCTATCCCCACGGCTTCGCGCCAGTCTAGAGCGAGTTCCAGATATTGCTCGCGCCGCCGCCGCACAGGCGATGGAGGAGGGCGCGCAGGAGATCGTGGATGCGATGCGGGCGACAGTTCCGGTCGAGAGTGGCGCCCTGCGCGACAGCATCGGGTGGACCTGGGGCGAGGTCCCTGCCGGGTCGTTCACCATT
Coding sequences within it:
- a CDS encoding phage portal protein, with product MALWGLFGRQEKAVSASPVPTGRGSGWFTVLEANSGNWQRNVEVDYDGVRAFHAVYACMTLIASDIAKLRVKLVQQDNSGVWSEIDSPAYSPVLRRPNHFQNRIQFWEHYMLSKLSTGNVYVLKRRDNRAVVTALHVLDPRRVTPLVTDTGDVYYQLAADNLAGQEGDVVVPASEIIHDRMNTIYHPLVGTSPIHAAGLAAMQGIRIQTNSTNFFANGARPSGILTAPGAISDETAQRLKEHWESRYTGDNAGKVAVLGDGLKYEPMTMTASDAQMIEQLKWTASVICSVFHVPLYKVAMGEGQPNYNNVQNLNVEYYSQCLQQHIEAAELCLDEGLGLDAYVGDRIGTEFDLDGLLRMDSKTQMETLAEAKNLMTLNERRRRIDLPKMAGGDTVYLQEQDHSLDAIAARDRALIEGPPPALPTLPPPDEGDKGVPLALAIRALTHKRTAPDARQ
- a CDS encoding phage head completion protein, with translation MKRTVPNLDYQATFSARETVETDMGGTEDAWVPQFTEWAAVKHLRGGESVMQARLASRNPVIITIRNSARARRITSEWQAELRDRTGIRKVYAIKEDPRPTEANGYLEMLAEG
- a CDS encoding head-tail connector protein; this translates as MLIDLETAKETLRITHDDEDLKVQREAEMAEQIVVDYIKRPDHGWTAHTVPLHVQAAMVHVLHRIHDDPMGELEGGWLSPAAKDLLHRERDPALA
- a CDS encoding DUF3168 domain-containing protein yields the protein MGISSALQRLIVARLKAEVPLVSGRVFDGPNETATMPYVSIGPSYWNDDSAECIRGRVETVQVDIWASNKPDKRAAKDATDEVVAALDGWEDTAALTMHPLRVSLVRVMDDPAPGVIHGVVQVEAMVEG